The genomic segment AGAAACCACTAGCTTCTTTTATATATTCGCTTGCAGTAATTAGTTCGTTTTTGGCATTACTAATCGAAGCAAGGATACCCCGTGGTTCAAACTTTTTCGGATCGACATTTTTTTCTTTCAAAATGCCTTTAATAACAGATAGTTGATCACTACCATCTAAAATCGTGAAATTACGTTCATAACCAATTCTATCAATATCACGACGCAAAATACGAACGCACATCGAGTGGAATGTGGAAATCCAAATAGATTCTGCTTCTCCGCCCATTAAATTACCAATCCGTGATTTCATTTCACGAGCGGCTTTGTTCGTAAACGTAATGGCCAAAATATTATACGGATTTACGCCACGTTCCCTTACCAAATAGGCTATCCGATGCGTTAAAACACGTGTTTTCCCACTACCAGCTCCGGCCATAATTAATAAAGGTCCTTCTGTACTTTCTACTGCTCGCTTTTGTTCGGGATTTAATCCGTCAACTAATTCTTTTGCATTCAATTGCATTCTCCTATACACCACCATACAAACATTTGTTCTTATTTTATCATACTACACTTTATATTCAAACCGTTTTCTTCTTAAAAATTGCTGCGGTTTCCAGTGCTGCTTCTAAATCTTCATAGAGAACGTTGCCGACAATAATTGTGTCTGCATACTTCGCCATTTCTCTAGCTTGCTCTTTTGAACGAATTCCGCCGCCATACCAAAGTTTTGTTTCATTAAGCACACCACTTGCTGCTTTAACAACCTCTGGATCTCCATATGTGCCACTGTACTCCATATAAAAAATGGGCAGATGAAAAATATTCTCTGCTAACCTAGCATAGGCAACGATATCTTCTTTAGTTAGATCTGTCTCTGCCTCTGTTAACTTGGCAGCTTTTGCTTCTTTATTTAAAATGACGTATCCTTCTGATGTTACTCGTTTCCATGGGATAAAATCGCCCATTTGTTTGATTAATTCTTGGTGAAGTCCGAGCGTCCATTTGTTATTTGTTGTATTTAAAACAACTGGAATCAAAAAATGTTCCGCTTCTGGTAAAATCATCGCTTCATCACTTACTTCTAAAAAAATGGGTAAGTCTGTTTCCACGAGTGACTCGTACAGTTTTTCCACTGCATCTAAGTATAAATTATCTGTTCCACCAATAATAAATCCATCGGTTCCAGAATGAACAAGCTTTGCTATAACATTATGAGGTAAATTCTTTGCTGGGTCTAACTTAAATAAATGCTTCATCTGCCCCTCCAAGTATCTATTATGGGATATCTTATTATAGCATTAGTTGCATGTCGCCGCATCCTTCCCAAAGCAATTTTTAACTTTTTTTAAGCTTTTTTGTCCAATTGATGTTGGGCTAGCTTTTATTTTATGGTATGATGGGGAAAATTTGATTTAATTTACATAATAAAGCTTACATAAAAAATGGAAAAGAGGTTATTATGCAGGAAAAAAGGGAAGAATGGGGTTCAAAAGTCGGATTTATTTTAGCATCTGCTGGGTCCGCAATAGGAATTGGTGCAATTTGGAAATTACCATATGTAGCAGCAACTGCAGGTGGTGGCGCATTTTTCTTGTTATTCTTAGTTTTAACATTGCTTGTTGTTATGCCACTTTTAATTGCTGAATTCG from the Listeria seeligeri serovar 1/2b str. SLCC3954 genome contains:
- the pcrB gene encoding heptaprenylglyceryl phosphate synthase, translated to MKHLFKLDPAKNLPHNVIAKLVHSGTDGFIIGGTDNLYLDAVEKLYESLVETDLPIFLEVSDEAMILPEAEHFLIPVVLNTTNNKWTLGLHQELIKQMGDFIPWKRVTSEGYVILNKEAKAAKLTEAETDLTKEDIVAYARLAENIFHLPIFYMEYSGTYGDPEVVKAASGVLNETKLWYGGGIRSKEQAREMAKYADTIIVGNVLYEDLEAALETAAIFKKKTV